A window of Roseobacter fucihabitans genomic DNA:
GCGGGACTTTGAAACGGCCAAAGCTCTACTTGAACGCGGAGCCGCGACATCCACACGGCTGGCTCAGGCGCGTGCAGCGCTGGCTGCGTCACGCGCTGCTATTGCAACGGCACAGCAGGGATTGGCGCAGACTGAACTCGTTGCGCCCTTCGGCGGGCGTGTCGAAGCATTAAGCGTGAATCCTGGCATATATATTCAGGAAGGAGACGAGATTGCACGGATCGTCGACAATACGCCCCTGACAGTGTCGATGCGCGTTCCCCAACAAACGCGCGCCGGCCTGCGGAGTGGCGCACAAGTCTCGGTGCAATTCAACACGGGCGAGAGTCGTGTTGGGCAAATCACCTTTCTGGGCAACAGCGCTGATCTGGCCACCCGCACGTTTCTTGTTGAAATTTCTTTCCCTAATGCGGATGGGCAGATCCCCGCTGGCATCAGCGCCCGGATGGAGGTGCCCATCGGCGATGTGATTGCGCATTTTGTCTCGCCCGCGATCCTGTCATTGGGCGATGCGGGTGTGCTTGGGATAAAAACCGTGGATGCCGAAAACCGCGTGGTCTTTACGCCGGTTGAAATCGCCCTGACGCAATCGGACGGAATCTGGGTGACAGGTCTGCCTGAACGCGTTCGTTTGATCACCGTCGGGCAGGGTTTCGTCAGGGCTGGAGAAACGGTCATTCCCGCGAACCAGCACGTTCTGACGGAGGTCGCACAATGACGGGTATAATTGATGCGGCGTTTTCGCGGAGCCGCGTAGTCATTTTACTGTTCACGGCCATCCTGGCTGTGGGATCCTACGCCTATCTTGCCATTGCCAAGGAAAGCAATCCGGATATCCCGATCCCCTTCATCTACGTCAGCACCACGCTGGATGGCATATCCCCGCAGGACAGCGAACGATTGTTGGTCAAACCTCTGGAGGCGGAGCTCAGCGGGCTGGCGGACCTCAGGGAGATCCGGGGCAATGCAGCCGAAGGCTACGCCAGTGTAACGCTCGAATTCGACCCGGGCGCTGATGTCGCGATGTCGCTTGATCAGGTGCGCGTGGGTGTGGATCGTGCCCGCCCCGATCTGCCGCAGGCCGCGACTGATCCGGTGGTCACTGAAATAAACACCGCGCTGTTCCCGATCCTGACGACTGTTTTGTCCGGCCCGCTGCCGGAGCGCAAACTGAACCAGCTGGCGCGTGATCTCAGGGAAAAACTCGACGCGGTGTCGGGTATTCTGGAGGTTGAAATCAGCGGCGGGCGCTCGGATTTGCTTGAAGTTCTGATCGACCCGATGCTGTTTGAGACATACGGTTTGTCTTTTGAAGATCTGATCGGTCAGATCAGCCGCAACAACACGATGGTTGCTGCGGGCGCGATTGAGGGGAACGCGGGGCGCATGGTGCTCAAAGTGCCGGGCCTGATCGAGGGTGCGCAGGATCTGATGCAATTGCCCATCAAGGTCAAAGGCGATACGGTCGTGACTTTTGCCGATGTAGCCTCTGTGCGCCGGACTTTCGAGGACCCGGACAGCTTTGCGCGCATCAACGGGCACCCCGCTTTGGCGCTTGATATCAAAAAACGCAGCGGTGCCAATATTATCGCAACCGTCGCAGCGGCCAAGGCGGTTGTCGAAAAGGCGCGTGCCGACTGGCCAGAGACCGTCCGCGTTGACTATCTGCTGGATGAGAGCGTGCAAGTCGAAACCATGCTGGGGGATCTGGAGGCCAATGTGATCGCGGCGATCATTCTTGTCATGATCGTCATTATCTACGCGCTTGGGATGCGATCCGCGCTGCTTGTCGGCCTGTCGATCCCCGGAGCGTTCCTGGCAGGTGTCGGGATGCTTTGGGCGATGGGCTTTACCATGAACATCGTCGTGCTGTTCTCGCTGATCCTCGTGGTCGGGATGCTGGTGGACGGCGCCATCGTCACCACGGAACTGGCGGATCGGCATTTACAGGGCGGCATGCGCCCGACCGAGGCGTATGCGGCGGCGGCCAAACGGATGACCTGGCCGCTGATCTCTTCCACCGCCACGACGCTCAGCGTGTTTTTTCCGCTGCTTTTCTGGAAAGGCATGACCGGGGAATTCATGAAGTTCCTCCCGATCACGGTCATTCTAACGCTCTGTGCATCGCTGCTGATGGCTCTCATTTTCATACCGGTTCTGGGGGGGATGATCGCGCGGCGCGCCCCACAGACGGCGGCGGCCAAGGCGGTGCTCTACGGGGCAGAGCAGGGCGATCCGCGCAAAAGCCCCGGCATGTCCGGGCTTTACGCACGCGCACTTCATCGTGTGATCCTGCATCCCGCTGCAACCGTTCTGACGGCGGTGGCTTTGTTGCTGGGCACTTTTAGTCTTTACGGCCAATTGGGTTCGGGTGTCAGTTTTTTTCCCAAGGTCGAGCCGGAGTTCATGCAGGTTCAGATCCGGTTGCGGGACAATTCTTCAGTCTTTGAGAGGGACGCGCTTGTGCGCCATGTCGAAGCGGGTCTGTTGCACCAGGATGAGATCGCCAGCGTCTATGCAACTACTACGCAAAGCAGTAACGACGAGGCGGATCTCATCGGGACACTTCAGCTGGAGCTGACGGCATGGAACGCGCGCAGGCCTGCTGCCGTGATCGCGGAGAGCATTCGCAGCGACCTATCGGATATTCCCGGCATCCTGATCCAGATCGAAACCGAAAACGACGGGCCCGCCGGGGGCAAACCGGTTGATGTGACGATCATGGCGCGCGATCTGGCCGCAGCAGATCAGGCGGTGACGCAGATGCGCGGGATCATGGACCGGATCGGCGGGTTCAGCGATGTAAGCGACAGCCGCGCTTTGCCCGGAGTGGAATGGCGCATTCGCGTGGACCGCAGCAAGGCCGCCCGGTTCGGGGCGGACATTGCTCTGGTCGGGCAGGCGATCCAATTGTTGACTCAGGGCATCAACGTGGCCCGCTTTCGACCCGATGATGCGCAGGGGACGGTTGATATCCGGGTCCGGTTTCCTGCCCAGGACCGTACGCTGGATGCCTTGCGTGCGCTGCGCGTTCCGACGCAGGTCGGGGTGGTGTCGATTGCGAACTTTGTCGCCTTTGAGCCGGTGCCGCGATCCGGCTCGATCCAGCGCATTGATCAAAAGAGGGTGCTGACGCTTGAAGCCAATGTCACACCGGGCCTTCTGGTTGATGCCCAGATTTCAAAGCTGCGCGCGGCATTTGAGGCGGCACCGTTGCCCGAAGGTGTTGTCTGGGCGTTTGAGGGTGAAGCCGAGGAACAAGAAGACGCGATGATGTTCCTGCTCGCAGCCTTCGGTGCAGCAATCACGCTCATGTTCGGTATTCTGATTGCGCAGTTCAACAGTTTCTATCAGGCGCTTGTCGTGATGTCGGCCATTGTCTTCTCGGTTGCTGGTGTGCTTCTGGGCCTCTTGGTCACGGGTCGTCCTTTTGGGGTGGTGATGGGGGGCATCGGGGTCATTGCCCTGGCAGGGATCGTTGTGAACAATAATATCGTGCTCATCGATACGTATAATCAGCTGCGACATGCTGGCCAAACCCCATTGGAGGCTGCACTGCGCACCGGTGCGTTGCGGTTGCGGCCCGTGATGCTGACATCGCTGACCACGGTGCTGGGGCTAATGCCCATGGTGATCGGAATGAACATAAATTTCTTCTCACGCTCAATCATGTTTGGCGCCCCTTCGACGCAGTGGTGGACCGAATTATCGGCGGCAATTGCCGGGGGTCTTGTCGTGGCCACGGCCCTCACCCTGCTTGTGACACCCGCGATGCTCGTGCTGGGAGAACGGCGATCCCGCCGATAAACCGCGATCGGGCCTCAGGACGGGCGTGCCCTGATCGCAGAAGGGGTTGTCCCCATCTCTCGCTTGAATGCATTGTAAAATGACGACCTTGAATTGAACCCTACATCGTAGGTTATGAGCAGTATTGTCTCTTCCGTATCGCGCAACTGTTTCACCGCATCTTTGATCCGCCATTTGTTGACGTAGTCGAAAAAGTTGCACATGAGCGTCATATTCAGCGTTTGCGAAACATAATTCGAAGTGACCCCGATGTGCTTTGCCAGATCCCACAGCGACAGGTTTGGATCGCGGTAGAGCAAGTCCTTTGACATCGCCTTCTCGATTTTGTTCGCAATGCGTGCTGCGTGTTCATCCGTTAAGGCGGAGCGCTCATATTTCGATGAAACGGCTTCCGACAGTGCGGGCTCAGAGGCACCCACGACTGGCTCGCGCACCAGCCCGGGCTGCTGACGCACACCCCAAATGGCAATAACCCATGTCATCGCTATATCGAAAAAGCCGTCCATCAGATCATACGTATCCAGCATGAAATCAGGGACCGCAATTCCCGACAGATCTGCGGCCATCTGGACAAAACTCAGCAACAGATAAGCACTGACCGTTGTCGTGATCCACCAAACCCAAGACAGCTCCCTGTTTTCCGTCGTCGCAAACAGATCTTTGAGCCGGGTGCTATAGGCCGAAAGCATCCGCATGGTCAGAAACAGGTAAATGCCAATCTGCATATAAAAGATTGCTGACACCACCTGAAAGTAGACGGCGGTGAAGCGGGTCAGCTGGTCGATGGTATCCCAGTCCAGCTCGTCCGTCTCGAATACGGATTGCGGCAGCATGAACATCAGAATGATCATGCTGATCGACATCAACAGCGGCAGAGCGTGCCAGCCCTTGTGGGTAATCCGGTCCACCTCCTCCTCGGAGGTCAACGCGCGGACATAAAGCCAGAACAGGAACGG
This region includes:
- a CDS encoding efflux RND transporter periplasmic adaptor subunit — its product is MIFDNDSGASWPHRLAGIVCLILTLWMASGIFFPAAVPTPHSAVLQVPSRMTVAVQVSVAETVTRFFKGDGHTTPDRETVILAEMAGHVARVNVKKGQMVTQGDPITVLDQTQRIADLNRAQEDLARTVRDFETAKALLERGAATSTRLAQARAALAASRAAIATAQQGLAQTELVAPFGGRVEALSVNPGIYIQEGDEIARIVDNTPLTVSMRVPQQTRAGLRSGAQVSVQFNTGESRVGQITFLGNSADLATRTFLVEISFPNADGQIPAGISARMEVPIGDVIAHFVSPAILSLGDAGVLGIKTVDAENRVVFTPVEIALTQSDGIWVTGLPERVRLITVGQGFVRAGETVIPANQHVLTEVAQ
- a CDS encoding efflux RND transporter permease subunit yields the protein MTGIIDAAFSRSRVVILLFTAILAVGSYAYLAIAKESNPDIPIPFIYVSTTLDGISPQDSERLLVKPLEAELSGLADLREIRGNAAEGYASVTLEFDPGADVAMSLDQVRVGVDRARPDLPQAATDPVVTEINTALFPILTTVLSGPLPERKLNQLARDLREKLDAVSGILEVEISGGRSDLLEVLIDPMLFETYGLSFEDLIGQISRNNTMVAAGAIEGNAGRMVLKVPGLIEGAQDLMQLPIKVKGDTVVTFADVASVRRTFEDPDSFARINGHPALALDIKKRSGANIIATVAAAKAVVEKARADWPETVRVDYLLDESVQVETMLGDLEANVIAAIILVMIVIIYALGMRSALLVGLSIPGAFLAGVGMLWAMGFTMNIVVLFSLILVVGMLVDGAIVTTELADRHLQGGMRPTEAYAAAAKRMTWPLISSTATTLSVFFPLLFWKGMTGEFMKFLPITVILTLCASLLMALIFIPVLGGMIARRAPQTAAAKAVLYGAEQGDPRKSPGMSGLYARALHRVILHPAATVLTAVALLLGTFSLYGQLGSGVSFFPKVEPEFMQVQIRLRDNSSVFERDALVRHVEAGLLHQDEIASVYATTTQSSNDEADLIGTLQLELTAWNARRPAAVIAESIRSDLSDIPGILIQIETENDGPAGGKPVDVTIMARDLAAADQAVTQMRGIMDRIGGFSDVSDSRALPGVEWRIRVDRSKAARFGADIALVGQAIQLLTQGINVARFRPDDAQGTVDIRVRFPAQDRTLDALRALRVPTQVGVVSIANFVAFEPVPRSGSIQRIDQKRVLTLEANVTPGLLVDAQISKLRAAFEAAPLPEGVVWAFEGEAEEQEDAMMFLLAAFGAAITLMFGILIAQFNSFYQALVVMSAIVFSVAGVLLGLLVTGRPFGVVMGGIGVIALAGIVVNNNIVLIDTYNQLRHAGQTPLEAALRTGALRLRPVMLTSLTTVLGLMPMVIGMNINFFSRSIMFGAPSTQWWTELSAAIAGGLVVATALTLLVTPAMLVLGERRSRR
- a CDS encoding AraC family transcriptional regulator encodes the protein MHEDTFYFAMLMFQLGVTLFCTNQLFLHQRHQRVYVPLALFFAAQSLVGIVSIGDLLWGVDGYEAMFARWGSLSVPFTLMQPFLFWLYVRALTSEEEVDRITHKGWHALPLLMSISMIILMFMLPQSVFETDELDWDTIDQLTRFTAVYFQVVSAIFYMQIGIYLFLTMRMLSAYSTRLKDLFATTENRELSWVWWITTTVSAYLLLSFVQMAADLSGIAVPDFMLDTYDLMDGFFDIAMTWVIAIWGVRQQPGLVREPVVGASEPALSEAVSSKYERSALTDEHAARIANKIEKAMSKDLLYRDPNLSLWDLAKHIGVTSNYVSQTLNMTLMCNFFDYVNKWRIKDAVKQLRDTEETILLITYDVGFNSRSSFYNAFKREMGTTPSAIRARPS